One Oscillospiraceae bacterium genomic region harbors:
- the speB gene encoding agmatinase: protein MLHRNVENFIGCDSSYRTASIVLYGAPFDSTTSYRPGARFGPAAMRHESYGLETYSPYQDKDLTDGSVFDSGDLELCFGSSESALVDIESRAAEILRDGKLPLLLGGEHLVTLGAVRAAVRKYPDLHIVHFDAHADLRDDYLGAQLSHACVLRRCHDLVGDGRIHQFCIRSGEREEFQFAARHTDMHKFDFTGLAELTDWLCQADVPVYLTIDLDCLDPSAFPGTGTPEAGGVSFLQLLGAIRTVTKAIIVGADVNELAPMLDQSGVSTAMACKVLRELLLALEK, encoded by the coding sequence ATGCTGCATCGCAATGTTGAAAATTTCATCGGCTGCGACAGCAGCTACCGCACGGCAAGCATTGTTTTGTACGGCGCACCGTTTGATTCCACCACCAGCTACCGTCCCGGCGCGCGGTTCGGCCCCGCTGCCATGCGGCACGAAAGCTACGGGCTGGAAACCTACAGCCCCTATCAGGACAAGGACCTGACGGACGGCAGCGTCTTTGACAGCGGTGATTTGGAGCTGTGCTTCGGCTCAAGCGAGAGCGCCCTGGTGGACATCGAATCCCGCGCGGCGGAGATCCTGCGGGACGGCAAGCTGCCGCTTCTGCTCGGCGGCGAGCATCTTGTGACCCTGGGTGCCGTGCGCGCAGCCGTGCGCAAATATCCCGATCTGCACATCGTCCATTTTGACGCCCACGCCGATCTGCGGGACGATTACCTCGGCGCACAGCTGAGCCACGCCTGCGTGCTGCGCCGCTGTCATGATTTGGTCGGCGACGGGCGCATCCACCAGTTCTGCATCCGCAGCGGTGAACGGGAGGAATTTCAGTTCGCCGCGCGGCACACCGATATGCACAAGTTCGACTTTACCGGGCTGGCCGAGCTGACCGACTGGCTATGCCAGGCCGATGTGCCTGTCTATCTGACCATCGACCTCGACTGCCTTGACCCGTCGGCCTTCCCCGGCACAGGCACGCCCGAAGCGGGCGGTGTCAGCTTTTTGCAGCTGCTTGGGGCCATCCGCACCGTGACGAAAGCGATCATCGTCGGCGCGGACGTCAACGAGCTGGCTCCCATGCTCGACCAGAGCGGCGTTTCCACGGCTATGGCCTGCAAGGTGCTGCGGGAGCTGCTGCTGGCACTGGAAAAATAA
- the speE gene encoding polyamine aminopropyltransferase, which produces MEMWFSEFHTPDVKHSIRVNRQLYSKQSDYQRIDIFETPEFGRVLTLDGNVMLTERDEFIYDEMITHVPMSVHKNAKDILVIGAGDGGVVRELTRYDRVERIDLVEMDPQVIEACRAYLPGNACRMDDRRVHIYYENALKFIRKCEEEYDLIIVDSSDPFGPSEGLFTREFYGNCFNALRADGIMVNQQGSPFYAEDATAMQRSHKRIASTFPISKVYQAHIPTFAAGYWLFGFASKKYHPINDMDADAWNALNMRTRYYTTRLHVGAFYLPAFLEEMLREVEEH; this is translated from the coding sequence ATGGAAATGTGGTTTTCGGAATTTCACACCCCTGATGTCAAGCACAGCATCCGGGTCAACCGCCAGCTTTACTCCAAGCAGAGCGACTACCAGCGCATCGACATTTTTGAGACACCGGAGTTTGGCCGCGTGCTGACGCTGGACGGCAACGTCATGCTGACCGAGCGCGACGAGTTCATCTACGACGAGATGATTACCCATGTGCCGATGTCGGTACACAAAAACGCCAAGGACATTCTTGTTATCGGCGCAGGCGACGGCGGTGTAGTGCGGGAACTGACCCGCTACGACCGCGTGGAGCGCATCGACCTTGTGGAGATGGACCCGCAGGTCATCGAAGCCTGCCGTGCCTATCTGCCCGGCAACGCCTGCCGCATGGACGACCGCCGCGTACACATTTATTACGAGAACGCGCTGAAATTCATCCGCAAGTGCGAGGAAGAGTACGACCTCATCATCGTGGATTCCTCCGACCCGTTCGGCCCGTCGGAGGGGTTGTTCACCCGCGAGTTTTACGGCAACTGCTTCAACGCGCTGCGCGCGGACGGCATCATGGTCAACCAGCAGGGCAGCCCCTTCTATGCTGAGGACGCGACCGCCATGCAGCGCAGCCACAAGCGCATCGCCAGCACCTTCCCGATCAGCAAGGTGTATCAGGCACACATCCCTACCTTTGCGGCGGGCTACTGGCTGTTCGGCTTTGCCAGCAAAAAATATCATCCCATCAACGATATGGACGCCGATGCGTGGAATGCGCTGAACATGCGCACCCGCTATTACACGACCCGGCTGCATGTCGGTGCATTTTACCTGCCGGCGTTTCTGGAGGAAATGCTGCGCGAAGTGGAGGAACACTGA
- a CDS encoding aminotransferase class V-fold PLP-dependent enzyme gives MNGEAKRTRLDQRRAPIHEALENFRRMRVVPFDVPGHKRGRGNPELTAFLGQQCVGVDVNSMKPLDNLCHPVSVIREAEELAADAFGAAHAFLMVGGTTSSVQSMVLTACKRGDEIILPRNVHRSVLNALVLCGAVPVYVNPEVDNRLGISLGMKREQVAKAIADHPNAVAVLVNNPTYYGICSDLRAIVRMAHDAGMLCLADEAHGTHFYFGGGLPVSAMAAGADMASVSMHKSGGSLTQSSLLLTGPNVHAGYVRQIINLTQTTSGSYLLMSSLDISRRNLALRGQQVFHQVADMAEYAREEINAVGGYYAFGKELCNGNSVFDFDTTKLSVHTLDIGLAGIEVYDILRDEYDIQIEFGDIGNILAYLSIGDRPQEVERLVSALAEIKRRYHTDGAGLLSQEYIDPEVAASPQEAFYAPKKSLPLRETEGMVCSEFVMCYPPGIPILAPGERITAQILDYIEYAKAKGCSMTGPEDPDILRLNVLA, from the coding sequence ATGAACGGAGAAGCAAAGCGCACCCGGCTGGATCAGCGCCGCGCACCCATCCATGAAGCGCTCGAAAATTTCCGCAGGATGCGCGTTGTTCCCTTTGACGTGCCGGGGCACAAGCGCGGGCGCGGCAATCCGGAGCTGACCGCGTTTTTGGGCCAGCAGTGCGTTGGTGTGGATGTCAACAGCATGAAGCCGCTGGACAATCTCTGCCACCCGGTTTCGGTCATCCGCGAAGCCGAGGAGCTGGCCGCCGATGCGTTTGGCGCGGCACACGCCTTTTTGATGGTGGGCGGCACAACGAGCTCGGTGCAGAGCATGGTGCTGACGGCCTGCAAGCGCGGGGATGAAATCATCCTGCCACGCAATGTCCACCGCAGCGTGCTGAACGCGCTGGTGCTCTGCGGCGCGGTGCCGGTCTACGTCAACCCGGAGGTGGACAACCGCCTCGGCATCAGTCTAGGCATGAAGCGGGAGCAGGTGGCCAAGGCCATTGCCGACCACCCCAACGCCGTGGCGGTACTGGTTAATAACCCCACCTACTACGGCATCTGCAGCGATCTGCGCGCCATTGTGCGGATGGCGCATGACGCCGGGATGCTCTGCCTTGCGGACGAAGCCCACGGCACGCATTTTTATTTCGGCGGCGGGCTGCCGGTCTCGGCTATGGCGGCGGGCGCGGATATGGCCTCCGTCTCGATGCACAAGAGCGGCGGCAGCCTGACCCAATCCAGCCTGCTGCTGACCGGCCCCAACGTCCACGCGGGCTATGTGCGGCAGATCATCAATCTGACACAGACGACCTCCGGCAGCTATCTTCTGATGTCGAGCCTTGACATTTCCCGCCGCAATCTGGCACTGCGGGGCCAGCAGGTGTTCCATCAGGTGGCCGACATGGCCGAGTACGCGCGCGAGGAGATCAACGCTGTGGGCGGGTACTATGCCTTCGGCAAGGAGCTTTGCAACGGCAACTCCGTTTTTGACTTTGATACGACAAAATTGAGCGTTCACACGCTGGACATCGGCCTTGCGGGCATCGAGGTGTACGACATCCTGCGCGATGAATACGACATCCAGATCGAGTTCGGCGACATCGGCAACATTCTGGCCTATCTCTCCATCGGTGACCGCCCGCAGGAGGTTGAGCGCCTTGTCAGCGCACTGGCCGAGATCAAGCGCCGCTACCACACTGACGGCGCAGGCCTTTTGAGTCAGGAATACATCGACCCCGAAGTTGCCGCCAGCCCGCAGGAAGCATTTTACGCCCCCAAAAAGAGCCTGCCCCTGCGTGAGACAGAGGGCATGGTCTGCAGCGAGTTCGTCATGTGCTATCCCCCGGGCATCCCGATCCTTGCCCCGGGCGAGCGCATCACCGCGCAGATCTTGGATTATATCGAGTATGCCAAGGCCAAGGGCTGCAGCATGACCGGCCCCGAGGACCCGGACATTCTGCGGCTGAATGTGCTGGCTTGA
- a CDS encoding alpha/beta hydrolase, translated as MKRVAAALTAAAAAGLGAAYGIYHLAFFQRPKLDIPTAEEWAQGSRFLPQIRENVEFVDSLPCDYVHITADDGTSLSARYCHEADDAPIAIIMHGYRATAMRDTMGLIVLCKKLGYNLLMPDQRAHGRSDSYTITMGAQERYDARAWAYWASVRSSGKVPIFLMGVSMGAATVLLASGLDLPDSVHGIIADCGYSSIRDICRTCLPKYLPHVPVGPGYAVGKAGAKIFGRFDPDTVDCRKAVAQSKVPILFIHGSADDFVPCSMSRENYDACASEKELLVIPGATHAMSYYYDTPAYTKAVTDFLKKHI; from the coding sequence ATGAAACGTGTTGCCGCTGCCCTTACCGCTGCTGCGGCGGCAGGCCTGGGCGCTGCCTATGGCATCTACCACCTGGCTTTTTTCCAGCGGCCGAAGCTGGATATTCCCACGGCAGAGGAGTGGGCGCAGGGTTCTCGCTTTTTGCCGCAGATCCGCGAAAACGTGGAGTTTGTGGACAGCCTGCCCTGCGACTATGTACATATCACCGCCGATGACGGTACTTCGCTGTCGGCTCGGTACTGCCACGAGGCCGACGACGCGCCAATCGCCATCATCATGCACGGCTACCGCGCCACTGCGATGCGCGACACGATGGGGCTGATCGTGCTATGCAAAAAGCTGGGCTACAACCTGCTGATGCCGGACCAGCGTGCCCACGGGCGCAGTGACAGCTACACCATCACCATGGGCGCGCAGGAGCGCTACGATGCCCGCGCCTGGGCGTACTGGGCTTCAGTGCGGTCCAGCGGCAAGGTTCCCATCTTTTTAATGGGCGTCTCGATGGGCGCAGCCACCGTTCTGCTGGCCAGCGGGCTGGACCTTCCGGACAGCGTTCACGGCATCATCGCGGATTGCGGCTACTCCAGCATCCGGGACATCTGCCGCACCTGTCTGCCCAAGTACCTGCCGCACGTGCCGGTGGGACCGGGCTATGCCGTCGGCAAAGCTGGTGCCAAGATCTTCGGCCGCTTTGACCCCGATACCGTGGATTGCCGCAAGGCCGTGGCGCAAAGCAAGGTTCCGATTCTCTTCATCCACGGCAGCGCGGACGACTTTGTGCCCTGCAGCATGAGCCGCGAAAACTACGACGCTTGCGCCAGCGAGAAAGAGCTGCTCGTCATTCCCGGTGCCACCCACGCCATGTCCTACTACTACGACACACCCGCCTACACCAAGGCCGTGACAGACTTTTTGAAAAAGCACATCTAA
- a CDS encoding patatin family protein yields MNTKLPENSLILLEGGSLRGLYTAGALDILMEHDLYFPAVAGVSAGALNAYNYVAHQPGRAASINLRYRHDRRYFGPLAAVKGGSLFGLNFLLNDIEKEVPFDEDMFKNGGQRMFAVATCVETGKAVYFEKDQPGLDFKQAVKASASLPLASVPVKIDGHSYLDGGCACPIPINWALRQGFAKIVIVATREKGFRKKQPSQRMVELYDDFYGDKPLFLATLLTQEMRYNALLDQIDALEDEGRICVIRPDEPVGIGRFEGSTEKLTELYIRGYKEMQQKLDGMMEYLEK; encoded by the coding sequence ATGAACACAAAACTGCCGGAAAATTCGTTGATTTTGCTGGAGGGTGGCTCGCTGCGCGGGCTGTATACCGCCGGCGCGCTGGATATTTTGATGGAGCATGACCTGTACTTCCCAGCCGTGGCGGGGGTGTCGGCCGGGGCACTGAACGCCTATAACTATGTGGCCCACCAGCCTGGCCGCGCGGCCAGCATCAACCTGCGCTACCGCCACGACCGGCGGTACTTTGGCCCGCTGGCGGCAGTGAAAGGCGGCAGCTTGTTCGGCTTGAACTTTTTGCTGAATGACATTGAAAAGGAAGTCCCCTTTGACGAGGATATGTTTAAAAACGGCGGCCAGCGAATGTTTGCCGTGGCTACCTGCGTGGAGACCGGCAAGGCAGTCTACTTTGAAAAAGACCAGCCAGGTTTGGACTTTAAGCAGGCGGTCAAGGCTTCGGCCAGTTTGCCGCTGGCATCGGTGCCGGTCAAGATCGACGGCCACAGCTACCTGGACGGCGGCTGCGCCTGCCCCATCCCCATCAACTGGGCGCTGCGCCAGGGCTTTGCCAAGATCGTCATCGTGGCCACGAGGGAGAAAGGTTTCCGAAAAAAGCAGCCCAGCCAGCGCATGGTGGAACTGTATGATGATTTTTATGGCGATAAACCGTTGTTCCTGGCCACGCTGCTGACCCAGGAGATGCGCTACAACGCTTTGCTGGACCAGATCGATGCACTGGAAGACGAGGGACGCATCTGCGTTATCCGCCCCGATGAGCCGGTAGGCATCGGCCGCTTCGAGGGCAGTACCGAGAAGCTGACGGAACTCTACATCCGCGGTTACAAGGAAATGCAGCAAAAATTGGACGGTATGATGGAGTATTTGGAAAAATAG
- the aroD gene encoding type I 3-dehydroquinate dehydratase: MIELHAEAPKIIVPLFARTLPELTAQASAAQRADAADLVELRLDPLPRQDWPTALAQVRAAITKPLIVTIRTAREGGEVDLTPTEYGEACQALLAQGSADALDIEWLADKTLTEELRDAAHRAGVSALFSEHHFGSTPDTGVMTDALVGMLDLGADIAKLAVMPRNRADAARLLLATAQAAVQRPGKALITMSMGRDGAVTRYCGGAFGSAATFGTLSAASAPGQPPVTLLKEKLILGEDL; the protein is encoded by the coding sequence ATGATCGAACTGCACGCCGAAGCTCCCAAAATTATCGTCCCGTTGTTTGCCCGCACTCTGCCGGAGCTGACCGCCCAGGCCTCCGCTGCGCAGCGTGCCGACGCTGCTGACCTGGTGGAGCTGCGCCTGGACCCGCTGCCCCGGCAGGATTGGCCGACGGCTTTGGCTCAGGTGCGCGCCGCCATAACGAAACCGCTCATCGTGACCATCCGCACAGCGCGGGAGGGCGGTGAAGTCGACCTGACCCCCACCGAGTACGGCGAAGCCTGCCAGGCACTTTTGGCGCAGGGCAGTGCAGACGCACTGGACATTGAATGGCTGGCGGACAAGACCCTGACCGAGGAGCTGCGGGACGCCGCCCACCGGGCGGGTGTTTCGGCGCTGTTCAGCGAGCACCACTTTGGTTCCACGCCCGACACAGGCGTCATGACTGACGCACTGGTGGGCATGCTGGATCTGGGCGCAGACATCGCCAAGCTGGCCGTCATGCCCCGCAACCGCGCCGACGCCGCCCGCCTGCTGTTGGCTACGGCTCAGGCGGCCGTCCAGCGCCCGGGCAAAGCCCTTATTACTATGAGTATGGGCCGCGACGGCGCCGTGACCCGCTACTGCGGCGGCGCGTTTGGCAGCGCGGCCACTTTTGGCACGCTGTCCGCCGCCAGCGCCCCCGGCCAGCCGCCGGTGACTCTGCTGAAAGAAAAGCTGATTTTAGGCGAAGATTTATGA
- a CDS encoding Ig-like domain-containing protein, translating to MKYRAFLPALALLLLTACGKAELTGISLQPVTVQAGETAKAAVQYETAGKASDTAIQTAVDANHWTWQTGDENIATVNSQGVVTGLHGGETTLTLTDASGDLTASCTVQVTNPLRELILNDIVLYLDERTEIVSDYDGTERISHYPSSHASILCRFVPEDATGREPVTYQIADESIARLDGQWLVPVAYGTTTLTATCSGKTATATVTVVRIPEEIHLNIKEIRLKPGETVQLSAEFELADADLYTALRWTTDTRGVATVDENGLVTAVGPGYTYIRATSTLSDYPEGYCDVTVENGE from the coding sequence ATGAAATACCGTGCATTTTTACCGGCTCTGGCCCTTCTTTTGCTGACGGCCTGCGGCAAAGCGGAGCTGACCGGCATCAGCCTACAGCCTGTCACCGTGCAGGCCGGGGAAACCGCCAAAGCCGCCGTGCAGTACGAGACCGCGGGCAAAGCTTCAGACACCGCGATCCAAACTGCGGTGGATGCCAATCACTGGACCTGGCAGACCGGGGACGAGAACATTGCCACCGTGAACAGCCAGGGCGTCGTCACTGGGCTGCACGGCGGTGAGACCACCCTGACCCTGACGGACGCCAGCGGCGACCTGACCGCCAGCTGCACCGTGCAGGTGACCAACCCGCTGCGGGAGCTTATTCTAAACGACATTGTGCTGTACCTTGACGAGCGCACCGAGATCGTTTCGGATTATGACGGCACCGAGCGAATCTCCCATTATCCGTCCAGCCATGCCAGCATCCTCTGCCGCTTTGTGCCGGAGGATGCCACCGGCCGCGAGCCGGTGACCTACCAAATCGCGGATGAAAGCATCGCCAGGCTGGACGGGCAGTGGCTAGTGCCGGTGGCCTACGGGACCACGACCCTGACCGCCACATGCAGTGGCAAGACGGCCACCGCCACGGTCACTGTGGTGCGCATCCCGGAGGAGATTCATCTAAACATTAAGGAGATCCGGCTGAAGCCGGGGGAGACCGTCCAGCTTTCGGCGGAGTTTGAGCTGGCCGACGCAGACCTGTACACGGCCCTGCGCTGGACCACCGACACCCGGGGCGTTGCCACCGTAGACGAAAACGGCCTGGTAACCGCGGTCGGCCCCGGATACACCTACATCCGGGCGACCTCCACCCTGAGCGACTACCCGGAAGGGTATTGCGACGTCACGGTGGAGAACGGGGAATAA
- a CDS encoding methylase, with translation MTAAQQQQAAKNFAAYWKGKGYEKGESQSFWLSLLRDVYGVEQPEQFITFEEQVHLDHTSFIDGAIPSTKVLIEQKGLGKDLNKPIKQSDGTMLTPFQQAKRYITELPLSQHPRWVVTCNFAQFYVYDMERPGGEPEIIELENLEKEYYRLQFLVDTGSEHLKREMEVSIAAGEIVGLLYDALYKQYANPQAEQSLKSLNKLCVRLVFCLYAEDAGIFGRHGMFHDYLAAFDTRGMRKALVELFRVLDTKPQDRDPYLQDDNPELAAFPYVNGGLFSDENIEIPPFTDEIRNLLLNKASEDFNWAEISPTIFGAVFESTLNPETRRSGGMHYTSIENIHKVIDPLFLDELKNELDEISTIPVERTKKAKLRAFQHKLASLTFLDPACGSGNFLTETYLSLRRLENKILLELSHGQVTMYSASESPIQVSISQFYGIEINDFAVTVAKTALWIAESQMMKETEKILLVPLEFLPLKTNAFIVEGNALQVDWESVVPKDKLNYIMGNPPFVGASYCSASQKQDVSSLYGKIKLSNSLDYVAGWYYKACDMIKGTPICCAFVSTNSITQGEQVAPIWGTLIERFNIEIDFAYKTFIWESEASSKAHVHVVIIGFSIKNSKSKSKIVYDNGLTGEYENINPYLIDAPNVFIESRATNLCKMPRIIHGSKPSDGGNLILSREEKDFLIKSEPLAEKYIRKYSGGVDFLRNQERYCLWLVGASPSDLAKMPLVRKRVEAVRQSRLSSSAKATVQKADTPTLFFTITQPQTGMMLVGPQVSSGKRKYIPFGFYSHEIIASDKLLIMPDSNLFIFGIMMSNCHNAWVRAFAGRLKSDFTYSVNIVYNNFPWPAPTEQQKAKIEQTAQAILDARALYPDSSLADLYDELTMPPELRKAHQANDRAVMDAYGFIKGTAARTSESACVAELMKLYQQKVSELEK, from the coding sequence ATGACCGCTGCGCAGCAACAACAAGCCGCAAAGAATTTTGCCGCCTACTGGAAAGGCAAAGGCTACGAAAAAGGGGAAAGTCAATCCTTTTGGCTTTCTCTCTTGCGTGATGTCTATGGCGTGGAACAGCCGGAACAGTTCATTACATTTGAGGAACAGGTTCACCTCGACCACACCAGCTTTATCGATGGCGCGATTCCGTCCACCAAAGTGCTGATTGAGCAAAAGGGCCTTGGCAAAGACCTGAACAAGCCCATCAAGCAATCAGACGGCACGATGCTGACGCCGTTCCAACAGGCAAAGCGTTATATCACAGAATTGCCTCTTTCCCAGCACCCGCGTTGGGTCGTGACCTGCAATTTCGCGCAGTTCTATGTCTATGATATGGAGCGCCCCGGTGGCGAGCCGGAAATTATCGAGCTGGAAAACCTCGAAAAAGAATACTATCGTCTGCAATTTCTGGTGGACACCGGCAGCGAACACCTCAAGCGTGAGATGGAAGTTTCCATTGCCGCTGGTGAAATTGTAGGGCTTCTGTATGACGCACTATACAAACAATATGCAAATCCGCAGGCCGAACAATCGCTGAAAAGTCTGAACAAGCTGTGTGTGCGGCTGGTGTTCTGCCTGTACGCCGAGGACGCGGGGATTTTTGGTCGGCACGGTATGTTCCACGATTATCTGGCTGCGTTCGACACGCGCGGTATGCGCAAGGCGTTGGTGGAACTGTTTCGCGTGCTGGACACCAAGCCGCAAGACCGCGACCCCTATCTGCAGGACGATAACCCGGAGTTGGCCGCGTTCCCTTATGTCAACGGCGGCTTGTTCAGTGATGAAAATATAGAGATACCGCCCTTTACCGATGAAATCCGCAATTTGCTGCTGAACAAAGCCAGCGAGGATTTCAACTGGGCGGAAATCAGCCCCACGATTTTCGGCGCGGTGTTTGAAAGCACCCTGAACCCGGAAACGCGCCGCAGCGGCGGCATGCACTATACCAGCATTGAAAATATCCACAAGGTCATTGACCCGCTGTTCTTGGACGAACTGAAGAACGAACTTGACGAAATCAGCACCATCCCGGTAGAACGCACAAAGAAAGCGAAACTGCGGGCCTTTCAGCACAAGCTGGCGTCACTGACGTTCTTAGACCCGGCATGCGGCAGCGGCAACTTTTTAACAGAAACGTATTTGAGCCTGCGCCGCCTGGAAAACAAGATTTTGCTGGAACTCTCCCACGGTCAGGTTACGATGTACTCCGCCAGCGAAAGCCCGATACAGGTTTCTATCAGCCAGTTTTACGGCATCGAGATCAATGACTTTGCCGTGACGGTTGCAAAAACTGCACTTTGGATTGCCGAAAGCCAGATGATGAAAGAGACGGAGAAAATTCTGCTCGTCCCGCTGGAATTTCTGCCGCTGAAAACGAACGCATTCATCGTAGAGGGCAACGCCCTGCAGGTGGATTGGGAGAGCGTGGTGCCCAAGGATAAGCTGAATTATATAATGGGAAACCCGCCGTTTGTGGGGGCGTCGTACTGCTCTGCTTCACAAAAACAAGACGTATCCAGCCTATACGGAAAGATAAAACTTTCTAATAGCCTTGATTATGTTGCTGGTTGGTATTATAAGGCTTGTGACATGATTAAGGGGACTCCTATTTGTTGTGCATTCGTATCTACAAACAGCATCACCCAAGGAGAGCAAGTTGCTCCTATCTGGGGGACGCTTATAGAAAGATTCAACATTGAAATCGATTTTGCATATAAAACCTTCATTTGGGAAAGCGAAGCATCCTCAAAAGCTCATGTTCATGTTGTTATCATTGGCTTTTCAATAAAGAACTCCAAAAGCAAAAGTAAAATCGTGTATGATAATGGATTGACAGGCGAATATGAAAACATAAACCCTTATTTGATTGATGCTCCTAATGTATTTATCGAAAGTCGTGCTACTAATCTGTGTAAAATGCCTCGTATCATTCATGGCAGTAAGCCGAGTGATGGCGGAAATTTGATTTTATCGAGAGAGGAAAAAGATTTTCTAATTAAGTCTGAACCTCTGGCAGAAAAATATATTCGGAAATACTCTGGCGGTGTCGATTTTCTTCGGAATCAAGAACGATATTGCTTATGGTTAGTTGGTGCTAGTCCGAGTGATTTAGCAAAGATGCCCTTAGTTAGAAAAAGAGTAGAAGCAGTACGGCAATCACGACTATCAAGTTCCGCAAAAGCTACTGTGCAAAAGGCTGATACCCCAACCTTATTTTTTACAATAACTCAACCTCAAACTGGTATGATGTTGGTCGGTCCGCAGGTTTCGTCTGGAAAACGGAAGTATATTCCTTTCGGATTTTATTCGCACGAAATCATTGCAAGCGACAAACTTCTAATAATGCCTGATTCTAATTTGTTTATTTTCGGCATTATGATGTCTAACTGCCATAACGCTTGGGTTCGGGCATTTGCTGGAAGATTAAAGTCTGATTTTACATATTCTGTTAATATTGTCTACAACAACTTCCCGTGGCCTGCACCAACCGAACAGCAAAAAGCCAAAATCGAACAAACCGCACAAGCGATTCTGGACGCACGCGCTCTTTACCCGGACAGCAGCCTTGCCGACCTGTATGATGAATTGACCATGCCGCCGGAACTCCGCAAAGCCCATCAAGCCAACGACCGCGCCGTTATGGACGCTTACGGATTCATAAAAGGAACTGCCGCAAGAACCAGCGAAAGCGCCTGTGTTGCTGAGTTAATGAAACTCTACCAGCAAAAAGTATCGGAACTGGAGAAATAG
- the serS gene encoding serine--tRNA ligase, whose amino-acid sequence MLDIRFVRENPEAVKENIRKKFQDAKLPLVDEVIKLDAEYRAAIGEASDLRANRNKLSKQIGALMGQAKKDPSKAAEAEEIKKQVTAQADRLKELEAKETELQAKIQEIMYTIPQMIDPSVPIGPDDSCNVEVQRFGEPVVPDYPIPYHVDIMESFEGIDLDAAGRVSGNGFYYLLGDIARLHEAVLAYARDFMINKGFTYVIPPFMMHGDVVKGVMSFPEMDAMMYKIEGEDLYLIGTSEHTMIGRFIDQTIDGEKLPLTLTSYSPCFRKEKGAHGIEERGIYRIHQFEKQEMIVVCKPEDSMTWYDKLWKNSVELFRSMEIPVRQLECCSGDLADLKVKSCDIEAWSPRQQKYFEVCSCSNLGDAQARRLHIRYKDENGKTQLAHTLNNTCVAPPRMLIAFLENHLQADGTVTIPEVLQPYMGGKAVLVPNKK is encoded by the coding sequence ATGTTAGACATTCGTTTTGTCCGTGAAAATCCGGAGGCAGTCAAGGAAAACATCCGCAAAAAGTTTCAGGATGCCAAGCTGCCCCTGGTCGACGAGGTCATCAAGCTGGATGCCGAGTACCGCGCTGCCATCGGCGAGGCCAGCGACCTGCGCGCCAACCGCAACAAGCTGTCCAAGCAGATCGGTGCTCTGATGGGTCAGGCCAAGAAGGACCCCAGCAAGGCAGCCGAGGCCGAGGAAATCAAGAAGCAGGTCACCGCTCAGGCTGACCGCTTGAAAGAGCTGGAGGCCAAAGAGACCGAGCTGCAGGCCAAAATCCAGGAGATCATGTACACGATCCCCCAGATGATCGACCCCAGCGTGCCCATCGGCCCCGATGACAGCTGCAACGTCGAGGTCCAGCGCTTCGGCGAGCCTGTTGTGCCCGATTACCCCATCCCCTACCATGTGGACATCATGGAGAGCTTTGAAGGTATCGATCTGGATGCCGCCGGCCGCGTTTCCGGCAACGGCTTCTACTACCTGCTGGGCGACATCGCCCGCCTGCACGAAGCTGTGCTGGCCTACGCCCGCGACTTCATGATCAACAAGGGCTTCACCTACGTCATCCCCCCGTTCATGATGCACGGCGATGTGGTCAAGGGCGTTATGTCCTTCCCCGAGATGGATGCCATGATGTACAAGATTGAGGGCGAGGATCTGTACCTGATCGGTACCTCTGAGCATACCATGATCGGCCGTTTCATCGACCAGACCATTGATGGCGAGAAGCTGCCCCTGACCCTGACCAGCTACAGCCCCTGCTTCCGTAAAGAAAAGGGCGCCCACGGCATTGAGGAGCGCGGCATCTACCGTATCCACCAGTTTGAGAAGCAGGAGATGATCGTTGTCTGCAAACCCGAGGACAGCATGACCTGGTACGACAAGCTGTGGAAGAACTCTGTTGAACTGTTCCGCTCTATGGAGATCCCCGTCCGTCAGCTGGAGTGCTGCTCCGGAGACCTGGCTGACCTGAAGGTCAAGAGCTGCGACATCGAGGCCTGGAGCCCCCGCCAGCAGAAATACTTTGAGGTTTGCAGCTGCTCCAATCTGGGCGACGCCCAGGCCCGCCGCCTGCACATCCGCTATAAGGATGAGAACGGCAAGACCCAGCTGGCCCATACCCTGAACAATACCTGCGTGGCCCCGCCGCGTATGCTGATCGCCTTCCTGGAGAACCATCTGCAGGCCGATGGCACTGTGACCATCCCCGAAGTCCTGCAGCCCTACATGGGCGGCAAGGCTGTGCTGGTCCCCAACAAGAAGTAA